A region of the Gambusia affinis linkage group LG11, SWU_Gaff_1.0, whole genome shotgun sequence genome:
aaaatgtgacttaaaaatgactttgcaatttaatgaAATcgggcctctgtttctttaaaaactcctgctctttctgaagctccgcctccaggaagtcatgccaacatggctcctctattaaccctttagcggTTTTACCAGagctgctctgagcagcagctcctatagAGCCCAGCGGTTCCACCAactgtttgctaactgctgctggctagtctgaaggagcttagtgggggaggagctgcgccttgaaggcggggctaggtccacccaggcgtttgcagctgaatggttgccatggagattaaaggatctCTCAAACaataaagaatcaaagcagcactccaggtttgtttttatgagCCAATGCACCAGTGGCTGACGGGCAGAAGAAGTTGGCCAGTACTGGATGGAGTAGTTCACAGACAATGCTCTGAGTTTGGGGTTgtgcaaaataatttaatttcaagttGATGAGGAAAATGCTTTGGCCATATTTCAGCATAATAGACGGTGATAATAGATGTCACCCACAGACATGAATACGTAGAGTCAGATGCTGAGTCCTTCATTACATCTCCGCCATTTTGAATGTGGCAATAAAGTGATGGGAGCTCCACACCTCATATGCTGAGTAGATTTGTTTCAattgttttacagtaaaaactgGACCCATTAGCATTACATCCAGGTAAGAATTAAAGAACATAACCTCATTTTATGAGcagaatttcttgactttgCAGCTAGAATCTATAAACAACCAAGAAATATCTCCCAGGTAAATAACTGGACCAAAAAAACACTCGGGTTCTAAttttgttagcttagctaacttTCATACTGTGTAGTTTTTCTACTGTGAAGAGCTGATGAGAAACTGCTGCTCGAAGAGAAATGATGCGTTTTAGCTGAgctgtttttctccagttttgtttcaaaatgttgatgtttaactatgtttttgtttcttcttcttctccctccagggggtcttttgtgtcccttatttgaaagaaggctgacaggaaagagggaagacAAGCTGTAAATGTCGACAGGTCCAGGAATCGCatgaatgttttttcaaaatgtgaaggAGTCAGGATTTAATTTTCTACTACACTCTTAGATAATGTGTCTTTTATCTTTGTCTTTAGGGTTGGGGTTACCTAACGTCACTGGACGGCTCCCAGTTTGACCAGCAGGCTGAACCCTGTCTGTGCTCTCGGTGTTAGCAGtagaaataaatctgtattttaacgtacaccttttctcttttactttttgtgtgttttatgttcatGAATACATAAAACTGTCAATAGAATGAAGTAGTTCAGTTATGCTAGGTTGACTTACTGATGTAGAATTcagtgtgttttggttcagtttaaaaaaagcgACTAACTGACAGATCATCAGGAGAGCAGGTGTGTAAATGAGCTTATCAATCATCGGTGTGTTAGATCAGTTAGTGGCGGCGGCAGCTAGTCTTCCACCACAATCActtattaaataattacaaataaacatcaaacCTTAAAACATAAGACTAACGGACGGAGTGttttgctctttgtgtgggaaatgtttgagtgcTTTTTGGTGTTCAATACAGAAACATAAAGTAGCGTTGtttcagttgctatggcaacaagtctgtgtgtgtgtatgataACCAACAGAGAGTGAGAAAAACTAAGAATGCGAgtggtttattgtttatttgagttatttaaatggttttccttcattattttttgctttgctgaGGTGCATTAATAATCTAAATTTCCAGCTTTCATTTAATTATGGATGGAGAAGTAAATCATCTTCCTGCCCTCCAGGGTTTGGGGTATGCATAAACtttctggatgtaaacaataacacgCAGGAAGTTTCATAACAGGAACTGTTTAAGTGCTGCTGCCTCTTTATCGGTTTTACAGCTTGAGTTGTTTCTGTTACCACAGGAGAAGTCAGACAATCCCTGATGGAGCCGTTTATAGACGACGTACCAAGAAGCTCCTGCAACCTGCTGCTTTCTGTGTTCTACAGTTTCTGCTGGAATAAATGCTTCATGGGAGATGAGTTAGTCCATCACGTCCCTTCAGAGGGTTTGATATTGGAGAGATGGGGCCTTTCCCATCTTGGGGGCCACAGGTCAGCCTGGGATTTGAGCCAGGGACCTTGAGGAGGTTCTGGGTCGGGACCACACGTGTCTGTGCTAATAGGCAGAACCATCCAAACTGCCTGATGAGTTCATGGTCTGGTTTAAGTGAGGTGCTGTGGGACTCAGACTCGCCTGCAGGAATGTTTTAGCGTTTATCCGCTCCCACCCAGGTGGCTGGACATTAGACGTGTGATGATGTTTCGCCACCTCAAATGGAGCTTTTTGACACCTCGGGTGCTAAAAGCCAGCCTATCAGAGGCCGGCGCCTTCGGGCCACTAAAAGCCGGTTTTCTTCTCTcattcagagaaataaaaacatcaacgCCATAAAGTCACAATCCCAATAACCTGCCAACTTTCTTGAAACGCGACTGAGGAAAAAAGGTTTCCTGTCTGaataatatttgaaattatttagaGATGAGCTCTTCCCCGGTTTGCCCCTTTAGCTCACCTTCATCTACAACCAATTGTTGCTCCACCCAAAGCAGAACAGAACCCAGAGGTAGTCAATTCAGAAACATCTGAAGCTTCTAATAGTTTTTGTCTGAAGTGAACGGCCCAACCTGACGTGCGTCCTGGAGAAGGTTACAGTCCTGGACCTCTGGTCCGGCCCGCTCTGGCTCAGAGTAGCGCAGCTAGCCTCAGAGAGATGCTGGACAGTTGGACTTCTGGGCTGTCTCCAGCACTGATTTGGCCTTGATCATCTCTGAAGAACCACTGGTAGGTTTTGTTTGGACTGGAAACTGAGTCGGATCAGCCGAGCCCGGTCAACAGAACCCCCATATCTCTCCCACCGTCtgctgagccaatcagaggaccTAATAACCGTTTTCACTCATCGACGTAAAAACCCCACAATGATGAACTCTGTTGTCAGCAGAATCAACAGAACCGGCAGAACCTGATCTGCACCAGAACATTCAGTCACTTCCTGTGTCGCTACACTCAGAACCTCTGAAACCTGAAATTGCTGAGGCTCCCATGTTGGTCACAGACTGTGGGAACTTCATCTCCCAGCATTCATTGCACTGGAGATGACAGATTAAGGCCGACCTGCTATGAAGCCCAGAGTTGGTCCAGAAGACGTTTAACCCTTCGAGGTGTTGCCTGGTGAACTGATAGCTGTTAGCTCATCCAGCTCTCTCAGAACCGGCAGCTCATCCGCTGGACCAgaaccacttcctgttctccTTCCATCGTTTTTACCTCTGCACGTCTTTGACTTGAGAGAGTTGGTGGTCTTTCCTTCAAAACTTTGCTGATTAGATGCTGTTCCGTCCTCTGGATGCTGCAGGCAATGAGCAACGTCAGTGGCAACAGCAATCAGCACTCTGCTGTCAGATTCTCTGAGCTCCGGCCTGTTAATCCTCATCGGAGTTCTGCTCTACTTAGTTTCTGCAGTCCAGCCTCACATCTTCATCCTTCTTTGGATTTGACTAGACCAACATTGAGAAGATTGTCAGGAAGGATAAGCTGAAAAGGAGTGGACCCCCGTACTCTGATAGCCCTAAATGCAGTCCAGCTGGGTGGAAGAAGCCCCAACAGCACCACCACACTGAAACATGgagttggcagcatcatgctgtgggatggCGATAAACCTGGACAGTCCCGGAAGAAAACCTGGCAGCAGCAGACCTGAGATTGGGGTCAAAGATTGGGGTCAGCAGGACAACAAGCCTGAACATGCAGCCAGAGATATTGTGGGATTGTtagaacggcctagtcaaagtcctgctgaaaatctgaaaacttgCTAATTGTAACATCAGACTCCAATGACAACACAAAATGAATttaacagaaaagagaaaatagtttatttaaaatgtacaaaagctACACACTCACTGTAAGTGGAGCGGGACACATGGGAAAACATGGAAGGGATTGAGTTCACTGGGATTGAGTCTCTGCTGATGACACAGAAaatacatcatcatcatcaccactgGGGATGAAGAAGAACCTTCGATCCAGAAACacagaacccagaaccttcagaattaaatgtaacttttaacaAGGCCGTTCATCCGTCTTCTGCGATTTGTAGTCACCCTTCCCTGCAGACGGGTCACTACTCTTCCCAGAAGACACCGTCCTGTAGGGTGAGTCCAGCCCCCTGCAGAGGCAGCTGGTTTCACTCTCTCAATGGGAACAGAGGACAGGAGGCATCCTCTGGGACGGAGGGTTTTCGTCTCCATAACTGACCCCAACAACGGATGCTCTCATCCACTTTCCTGGAACCGAATCTTCTGGGCCAGTCTCTTCCCAACTGGAAGGTGGAGGTCCGTCTCCTTCCAGCTGAGGAATATGGCCTCCAGCTGGGTCGGGGTCAATCTTTAAtcaaaaagcaaaaggaaacatTCCAGATATAGAGTGGAGCTGTAAGAAGCCCCAGTTTAAACACATAGAATACAATATAAGTTAAAACGATAAACTCCAAACGCATCAGAGATCAGTCTTCCTGTATCTACATTTCCATTTCCTGATAAGTGTGTCCTCGGGTGCTGAGCTGTGATGTCCCAGAAAGGCACAATATGGTCTGTTTTCAGTGCATCACTGTGTAAACACCAGTAGTCCTGACTGGCATTAATACACCCTGGGCTGGGTTGCTGTCAAAATATGGCTttagagacagaaaacagtccctccagctaagctaactatgaaAAAGAGAAGATTGTCATGGTGCCATAGACAGCGGAAACAAAGGTCTGAAGCAGCCAATGAGTGCTTTCTGCAAGTTTCCTGAAGGTATCCAGATGTTCCCATCTCCAGGAACAAGAGGAAGTGGAGGTATCAACTGATCAAGTTGAGGAACTTGCTCTCTTCAGCCAGAGCTGTAAGCAAGGAGTTCATGTCTCCAATGGCCATGTTGCCAATCCCAGCTGGGACGGACGCCAGGGTGATGGAATTGCGTGGCGTGGTGAGACGGGAGGAGCTCTGAGACAGGCTCTGCAGAAGCCCTGGACTCAGCGTCCCAGACATCAGGCTGGAATGATCTCCGTCATCTAGCATGGTGTCGAAGTCGACTTGAGTGTGCTCTGTGGCTCTGGACCGACCAGTTGACGAGTCAATGATACTGCTGGAAACCTGGTTGGCTCCTGGAGAGGCCATGGCAGCTGCAGCTGCCATGTCGCTGCAGGTGGCCTCATTGACACTTGGAGACACTGAGTCATCATCACTGCCGTGAGACGAAGGCTGAAACACGTGAATCTGAGCCATGTAGCACACGGCAGAGTTCTGGTTGACTGGGCTGCTGTTGTGCAGCCCCTGGCTCTGCTTCTTTGGGCTTGCCTCAGAGCAGTTGTTACTGGGGTTTAGTTTAACTACCCTGGGGCTCGGTTGTGTCATGGCAGAGGCTGAGTGCTGCCTGGGGAAGGACTTGGGCTCGTTAGGTGGCCGGGGTTGTAACATCCTTCTGGCTCCGTTCTGGATCACATACTGCTGCTGCTTGAGGGGAATGCTGTAGTTCTGCTCCTGGTTCACTTGGTTCCCATGACAGTACCCGTGCACCTGGGCTCTGGTCTTAAAGCTTTGCAGCTCAGAGCTAGCCTCAGTGTTGAGGGTTATGCTAGAGCTTCCAGATAACGAAGGAAGCCTTCCTTCCTGACTGAGCTCTTGCTGATGACTCATGTGCTCGTTAAAGCTACAttgcctctgctgctgctgaggctgGAGGGAGGTATTCCCCGGGCTCTGGAGGCAATGGTACCCCTGTGTAGAGAAGTGGTGGCTTATCGGGACGACCTGCTGGTTGCCACTCGGGACATGTAGCACCCCAGAGCTGTGCCTTTGCTGAGCAGAAGACAGGTTGCTCCTGAAGGGATGCTGCTGAGGTTTGGGGAGTTTGGTGTCCATCGTCCCGGAGCTCACCTCGTTCCACTGCACTGGCATGTTGTTCTTATTTTCTCGTGGTGCTGGGATGAGCTGCTGGGAACTATTGACACCCCCCTGGTAGGAAATGTCATGACCAGACTGTGCCAGTGTGGTGTCCACCATGGCCATCCTCCTCTGGCCATGAAAGTGCAGCGGTGGAGCTATGCTGGCCTGGTAGCCCTGACTGTTATAGCTGTGACTTGTTGGGCCAGAACTCTGAGACCTCAGGTACTGAACCACATCATCTGGAAGCACAATCTCATCCTCTGCACTCTGCTCCCCACTGCTCATCAGCCCGTCGACTACCATGGTCTCTATGGCAATGTTCTCAGAAATGCTTGGGGGTCTTGGGGTGAATGGGTAACGCTGGAGACTCCCATCTGAGCGTGTGTAACCCTGCATAGCCAACGCCTGATGGCGCTCGGCAGATGACGGGGCATTCATATGGTTCACATTGTTCATGCTGCTGTAGCGCTGAACCCTTGGAAGAGACAGCGGGTCTAGGAGTGGACGGCAGACGGGGTCACTTGCCCGACGTGGAAGGTTGGTCGGAACTTCATGgggcatcatgctgtgtgagCCATAGGTGATGTCGCTGCACCGCCGGGGTGCATCGCCAGTGGCCGGCTGGAGGAAGGAGGAGCCTTCCTGACAGTCACTGTACAGAGCCATTCTTGTCCTCAGGCTCATTCGATTCATGTTGGGGAGAGGAGTAGGTGGAGCACCCCCAATAGCAGCAGCGTACTTTGCTTTGAGCCGATAATGCTGGGCTGGGGTTAGACTCAGAAGGCTGGGCAGGGCTCCTCCACCAGCCACACCCCCACCACAGTGACTGGCCTCACTGGAGCGCCTAGACAGATCGGTGGAGATCGGGTCGTACGAGTCGGCCGAGCTGATGTTGTGACGGTTAGTGCCAAACTGGGATGCCTCGCTGGAGCGCCGGCTAGAGTAGCAGGGCGAAATGCCGGAGGAGCGTCGGCTGAAGGTGTAGGGTGAGCTGATGGTGCTGGTGGTGCTGTCGCGGCGGTCGTTGAGCTGGTTCAGCAGCGTTATGTCGCAGGAGGTCAGCTCCCCAGTGGGTTGGCCAGCGTAGGGGGAGTGGAGACTGCTTGTCATGATGGAGCTCTCCAGCAAGGAACCTAGCAGACAGGAAGGGAAAATTACACCAGGATCCTAGATGGCTCTGTGAAGTTTTACAGTTTACAGAGAGATTATGATTGATTTCTGCATCCATAGGGCAGAGGGAAGCTGCTGGTAAATGCTGTCCACTGGTTTTTACTCTCACTGGCCTGACCTTCCTCATTGGAGCTACTGGGATCACATGTTGGAGCGCAGAGACATTAGTGGTTCATGGACATTCAACACGTGATGCTCACCAGCTGCAGGGATGGGAGGAAGCTTCATGCCCTGTGTTTTGCTGGTAGCCCAGCTGCAGGTCTCCCGCACCGCCTTCAGCCTCTCCTGCTTGATGTTCTCCAGCTTGATGGTGACTGCTCCTCCGTGAGCCGCCGATTTCCTGAGCTGAAGCCCCATTCCCGCCTGTGGCACCCCGGCGGGGATTGTGGAGTCGACCGTGGGACCCTCGTCCGGCGTGCTGAGGTCCCCGAAGCTGCCCCCGCTGTACATGGCCATCTCTACCCCACTGTCATTGTTGTTGGCGCTGCCGAGAGGCGACGGCTCGCTGCTGCACGATGACTGGCCGCCAGGACTGGACTGATGCGTCTGCAGAGGAACAGCAGGGAGCGGCGGTCATGcaacactgaaaatattttgctcAAACTGACGTGGGCTTTCTGTGGGAATATTTGATGCACATAAAGACAAAGAATGAGATGAAAGGTGATAAAAATGCAAGTGAAAATAGAACCATGCCATGTTCACACAGCTCCATTATGCATTAATCTCTAGTTAATTATTACCAAAGTTCAGATATTCTGACTGTAATGGTGTTTTGTAATGACTAATGCAGTCTTGTTCTTCCAGAGTCATTAGTTATGGATGCATGCGATTTATTAACAATATGAAAACAAGAGAATAATAGATGATTCTATGTTAAACAGTCCAGAACGCAGAAGTCTGATCACAGTTTGACCCACAGCTGAAAACTGTCTGATTCTCTGAATATTAATGTGACAGCGGCTGGATGATCGGCTCGACTGGAACGATTCATGCAGGTCTTTCATATGAATAAAGAGACGGAGATGCTCTCTCACCTCAGAGATGTCTGTCCGATTGTTAGAGGAGAAGCAGAGGAAAGCAAGAAGCCAGACAGTTCAGTGGAAAATGACTCAGTCAACATTTACGGGAACCCGACACACATTTCATTCTCCTGCTTCCCCAGCAGCAACCAGTGTTCACACCCCTGGAGGTGACTGAAGGTGATTTTAATGTTCAGACTCCGGTCCAGACTCCGCTGCGGACTCGGGTCTGATAGAGACTTAGCTGCAGATTAGGGCGATGGTAGAGAGGCCTTCCTTGGAGGCTTGGAAAGCTGTTCAGTTGTAATTAGATGGTCTGAATGCTGTGATGCTAACTAATGGGTGCAAAAGCtattcaacatttaaattttattgaaaacttCTTGAACATTGAAGTGtcctttcttctcttcctcttagTTAAAAAGTTCCTTGTTGAAACCTTTAAATCTGCCAGGGCTGTGAATACTGGGCTGCCCAAAATCACCATTacttaaaaaactgaactgcaccagagttcacatGATAGCTGAGGCTGAAACAGAACATCCTCCACACAGCAGAACATGGTAATGGCAGGAGCATGCTGCGGGAATAATTGACATGACGCCGGCTCCACCCACATGTGGACGTCGAGCAATCCTCCGTCAGTCATTCCAGTGCATTTGTCAGCAACTGACCAATTGGTGGTCGCAGTTTGTCCAGAGGTTTCACGCCCTTATCTGGAGGACCTGACCTCCAACAATAATGCCAGTGGTTATTTCAGCAAACGCTGTGGTCAGAGAGATTTCCAGGGAAACAATAGGAAGTCATGGCCCAGCATTGTCAGTGGGGAATGGGCAATCCCAACAGCCGTCACCCAGTACTAGTAGaagcattttattacatttccaaaaccaaAAGAGTCTGGAATATCACAAGAAATCGTTCATGTCTTGCTGAATGTAACTGTGATCAACAGTAACTACCATGTTAGTCTGCACAAAGTCAACTGGTAGAATACATCCTTTTTTATGTCATAATGGCACATCTTCATAGTCATCAAATCAAAGATCAATATGTGAATGTATGCTGGATTTTATATGTGTAGATTCCAACGGTAGCTCTGTGGCAGCATAATAATGTGCTGCAGTAACTGCAGTATTTACATTTAAGAAATTTTTTAtgctattgtttatttttaactatttcCCTGAAGGCAGATTTTCACAAGCTGGTATTATTTAAGTTATTACTCATCTGCTAGTATGTTCAAAATGTGTCCGACAGCGATGATACTTGGATCCAGCCAGACTTTGTTCCCCTCAGCACTGTtctcattttatcatttatttctctgttgttaCTAATAACCTTACAGACCTGACGTAGGACTCGTTAGAGAATTTTCTTGCCCGCCATCCAGTGTTGTATTATAAGGCAAAAAtgactccaaaaaaaaaaaaggagttccACTACCTACCACTATTCGTAACACT
Encoded here:
- the gli2a gene encoding zinc finger protein GLI2a isoform X1, whose protein sequence is MDKKEVKGSGPDGSSFSEIPKKPLPSSMSRGAHHLFPFHSPVPIDTRHHEGRYHYEPHPLHAMHSPPGLTGSPVITDISLIRLSPHAAAGTGESPFSLPHPYISPHMDQYLRSVHGSPTLSMISAARGLSPAEVTHEHLKDRALFSFPPPPPGANPSEYYHLMASASQRSPYGDLLIQNGAAVHLPDYIGPVDVSRFSSPRLTPRLNRKRALSVSPLSDASIDLQTMIRTSPNSLVAYINNSRSSSAASSSYGHLSVGGLSPTFSFPHSLNPVAYQQLLSQQRPLNAFGHTAPLLQPPPPSFPARQHSNAASSMSAEVNQSSGGDPAVSSTVNPLNTKRTKVKTEAEGPVPISPSAQDHGAGVLDLSEDLDKDECKQEPETVYETDCHWEGCGREYDTQDQLVHHINNDHIHGEKKEFVCRWEDCSREQKPFKAQYMLVVHMRRHTGEKPHKCTFEGCFKAYSRLENLKTHLRSHTGEKPYVCEHEGCNKAFSNASDRAKHQNRTHSNEKPYVCKILGCTKRYTDPSSLRKHVKTVHGPDAHVTKKQRSDAPPRLPPRGNGENEAKHGPAGAEGKTEANGTSRGGDERLQAKPIKMEDSVTHQSSPGGQSSCSSEPSPLGSANNNDSGVEMAMYSGGSFGDLSTPDEGPTVDSTIPAGVPQAGMGLQLRKSAAHGGAVTIKLENIKQERLKAVRETCSWATSKTQGMKLPPIPAAGSLLESSIMTSSLHSPYAGQPTGELTSCDITLLNQLNDRRDSTTSTISSPYTFSRRSSGISPCYSSRRSSEASQFGTNRHNISSADSYDPISTDLSRRSSEASHCGGGVAGGGALPSLLSLTPAQHYRLKAKYAAAIGGAPPTPLPNMNRMSLRTRMALYSDCQEGSSFLQPATGDAPRRCSDITYGSHSMMPHEVPTNLPRRASDPVCRPLLDPLSLPRVQRYSSMNNVNHMNAPSSAERHQALAMQGYTRSDGSLQRYPFTPRPPSISENIAIETMVVDGLMSSGEQSAEDEIVLPDDVVQYLRSQSSGPTSHSYNSQGYQASIAPPLHFHGQRRMAMVDTTLAQSGHDISYQGGVNSSQQLIPAPRENKNNMPVQWNEVSSGTMDTKLPKPQQHPFRSNLSSAQQRHSSGVLHVPSGNQQVVPISHHFSTQGYHCLQSPGNTSLQPQQQQRQCSFNEHMSHQQELSQEGRLPSLSGSSSITLNTEASSELQSFKTRAQVHGYCHGNQVNQEQNYSIPLKQQQYVIQNGARRMLQPRPPNEPKSFPRQHSASAMTQPSPRVVKLNPSNNCSEASPKKQSQGLHNSSPVNQNSAVCYMAQIHVFQPSSHGSDDDSVSPSVNEATCSDMAAAAAMASPGANQVSSSIIDSSTGRSRATEHTQVDFDTMLDDGDHSSLMSGTLSPGLLQSLSQSSSRLTTPRNSITLASVPAGIGNMAIGDMNSLLTALAEESKFLNLIS
- the gli2a gene encoding zinc finger protein GLI2a isoform X2, with amino-acid sequence MGEKKTCDWMEKLVRSRSPPGLTGSPVITDISLIRLSPHAAAGTGESPFSLPHPYISPHMDQYLRSVHGSPTLSMISAARGLSPAEVTHEHLKDRALFSFPPPPPGANPSEYYHLMASASQRSPYGDLLIQNGAAVHLPDYIGPVDVSRFSSPRLTPRLNRKRALSVSPLSDASIDLQTMIRTSPNSLVAYINNSRSSSAASSSYGHLSVGGLSPTFSFPHSLNPVAYQQLLSQQRPLNAFGHTAPLLQPPPPSFPARQHSNAASSMSAEVNQSSGGDPAVSSTVNPLNTKRTKVKTEAEGPVPISPSAQDHGAGVLDLSEDLDKDECKQEPETVYETDCHWEGCGREYDTQDQLVHHINNDHIHGEKKEFVCRWEDCSREQKPFKAQYMLVVHMRRHTGEKPHKCTFEGCFKAYSRLENLKTHLRSHTGEKPYVCEHEGCNKAFSNASDRAKHQNRTHSNEKPYVCKILGCTKRYTDPSSLRKHVKTVHGPDAHVTKKQRSDAPPRLPPRGNGENEAKHGPAGAEGKTEANGTSRGGDERLQAKPIKMEDSVTHQSSPGGQSSCSSEPSPLGSANNNDSGVEMAMYSGGSFGDLSTPDEGPTVDSTIPAGVPQAGMGLQLRKSAAHGGAVTIKLENIKQERLKAVRETCSWATSKTQGMKLPPIPAAGSLLESSIMTSSLHSPYAGQPTGELTSCDITLLNQLNDRRDSTTSTISSPYTFSRRSSGISPCYSSRRSSEASQFGTNRHNISSADSYDPISTDLSRRSSEASHCGGGVAGGGALPSLLSLTPAQHYRLKAKYAAAIGGAPPTPLPNMNRMSLRTRMALYSDCQEGSSFLQPATGDAPRRCSDITYGSHSMMPHEVPTNLPRRASDPVCRPLLDPLSLPRVQRYSSMNNVNHMNAPSSAERHQALAMQGYTRSDGSLQRYPFTPRPPSISENIAIETMVVDGLMSSGEQSAEDEIVLPDDVVQYLRSQSSGPTSHSYNSQGYQASIAPPLHFHGQRRMAMVDTTLAQSGHDISYQGGVNSSQQLIPAPRENKNNMPVQWNEVSSGTMDTKLPKPQQHPFRSNLSSAQQRHSSGVLHVPSGNQQVVPISHHFSTQGYHCLQSPGNTSLQPQQQQRQCSFNEHMSHQQELSQEGRLPSLSGSSSITLNTEASSELQSFKTRAQVHGYCHGNQVNQEQNYSIPLKQQQYVIQNGARRMLQPRPPNEPKSFPRQHSASAMTQPSPRVVKLNPSNNCSEASPKKQSQGLHNSSPVNQNSAVCYMAQIHVFQPSSHGSDDDSVSPSVNEATCSDMAAAAAMASPGANQVSSSIIDSSTGRSRATEHTQVDFDTMLDDGDHSSLMSGTLSPGLLQSLSQSSSRLTTPRNSITLASVPAGIGNMAIGDMNSLLTALAEESKFLNLIS
- the gli2a gene encoding zinc finger protein GLI2a isoform X3 is translated as MRAGTITSHTRSTPCTVSRFSSPRLTPRLNRKRALSVSPLSDASIDLQTMIRTSPNSLVAYINNSRSSSAASSSYGHLSVGGLSPTFSFPHSLNPVAYQQLLSQQRPLNAFGHTAPLLQPPPPSFPARQHSNAASSMSAEVNQSSGGDPAVSSTVNPLNTKRTKVKTEAEGPVPISPSAQDHGAGVLDLSEDLDKDECKQEPETVYETDCHWEGCGREYDTQDQLVHHINNDHIHGEKKEFVCRWEDCSREQKPFKAQYMLVVHMRRHTGEKPHKCTFEGCFKAYSRLENLKTHLRSHTGEKPYVCEHEGCNKAFSNASDRAKHQNRTHSNEKPYVCKILGCTKRYTDPSSLRKHVKTVHGPDAHVTKKQRSDAPPRLPPRGNGENEAKHGPAGAEGKTEANGTSRGGDERLQAKPIKMEDSVTHQSSPGGQSSCSSEPSPLGSANNNDSGVEMAMYSGGSFGDLSTPDEGPTVDSTIPAGVPQAGMGLQLRKSAAHGGAVTIKLENIKQERLKAVRETCSWATSKTQGMKLPPIPAAGSLLESSIMTSSLHSPYAGQPTGELTSCDITLLNQLNDRRDSTTSTISSPYTFSRRSSGISPCYSSRRSSEASQFGTNRHNISSADSYDPISTDLSRRSSEASHCGGGVAGGGALPSLLSLTPAQHYRLKAKYAAAIGGAPPTPLPNMNRMSLRTRMALYSDCQEGSSFLQPATGDAPRRCSDITYGSHSMMPHEVPTNLPRRASDPVCRPLLDPLSLPRVQRYSSMNNVNHMNAPSSAERHQALAMQGYTRSDGSLQRYPFTPRPPSISENIAIETMVVDGLMSSGEQSAEDEIVLPDDVVQYLRSQSSGPTSHSYNSQGYQASIAPPLHFHGQRRMAMVDTTLAQSGHDISYQGGVNSSQQLIPAPRENKNNMPVQWNEVSSGTMDTKLPKPQQHPFRSNLSSAQQRHSSGVLHVPSGNQQVVPISHHFSTQGYHCLQSPGNTSLQPQQQQRQCSFNEHMSHQQELSQEGRLPSLSGSSSITLNTEASSELQSFKTRAQVHGYCHGNQVNQEQNYSIPLKQQQYVIQNGARRMLQPRPPNEPKSFPRQHSASAMTQPSPRVVKLNPSNNCSEASPKKQSQGLHNSSPVNQNSAVCYMAQIHVFQPSSHGSDDDSVSPSVNEATCSDMAAAAAMASPGANQVSSSIIDSSTGRSRATEHTQVDFDTMLDDGDHSSLMSGTLSPGLLQSLSQSSSRLTTPRNSITLASVPAGIGNMAIGDMNSLLTALAEESKFLNLIS
- the gli2a gene encoding zinc finger protein GLI2a isoform X4; the encoded protein is MDQYLRSVHGSPTLSMISAARGLSPAEVTHEHLKDRALFSFPPPPPGANPSEYYHLMASASQRSPYGDLLIQNGAAVHLPDYIGPVDVSRFSSPRLTPRLNRKRALSVSPLSDASIDLQTMIRTSPNSLVAYINNSRSSSAASSSYGHLSVGGLSPTFSFPHSLNPVAYQQLLSQQRPLNAFGHTAPLLQPPPPSFPARQHSNAASSMSAEVNQSSGGDPAVSSTVNPLNTKRTKVKTEAEGPVPISPSAQDHGAGVLDLSEDLDKDECKQEPETVYETDCHWEGCGREYDTQDQLVHHINNDHIHGEKKEFVCRWEDCSREQKPFKAQYMLVVHMRRHTGEKPHKCTFEGCFKAYSRLENLKTHLRSHTGEKPYVCEHEGCNKAFSNASDRAKHQNRTHSNEKPYVCKILGCTKRYTDPSSLRKHVKTVHGPDAHVTKKQRSDAPPRLPPRGNGENEAKHGPAGAEGKTEANGTSRGGDERLQAKPIKMEDSVTHQSSPGGQSSCSSEPSPLGSANNNDSGVEMAMYSGGSFGDLSTPDEGPTVDSTIPAGVPQAGMGLQLRKSAAHGGAVTIKLENIKQERLKAVRETCSWATSKTQGMKLPPIPAAGSLLESSIMTSSLHSPYAGQPTGELTSCDITLLNQLNDRRDSTTSTISSPYTFSRRSSGISPCYSSRRSSEASQFGTNRHNISSADSYDPISTDLSRRSSEASHCGGGVAGGGALPSLLSLTPAQHYRLKAKYAAAIGGAPPTPLPNMNRMSLRTRMALYSDCQEGSSFLQPATGDAPRRCSDITYGSHSMMPHEVPTNLPRRASDPVCRPLLDPLSLPRVQRYSSMNNVNHMNAPSSAERHQALAMQGYTRSDGSLQRYPFTPRPPSISENIAIETMVVDGLMSSGEQSAEDEIVLPDDVVQYLRSQSSGPTSHSYNSQGYQASIAPPLHFHGQRRMAMVDTTLAQSGHDISYQGGVNSSQQLIPAPRENKNNMPVQWNEVSSGTMDTKLPKPQQHPFRSNLSSAQQRHSSGVLHVPSGNQQVVPISHHFSTQGYHCLQSPGNTSLQPQQQQRQCSFNEHMSHQQELSQEGRLPSLSGSSSITLNTEASSELQSFKTRAQVHGYCHGNQVNQEQNYSIPLKQQQYVIQNGARRMLQPRPPNEPKSFPRQHSASAMTQPSPRVVKLNPSNNCSEASPKKQSQGLHNSSPVNQNSAVCYMAQIHVFQPSSHGSDDDSVSPSVNEATCSDMAAAAAMASPGANQVSSSIIDSSTGRSRATEHTQVDFDTMLDDGDHSSLMSGTLSPGLLQSLSQSSSRLTTPRNSITLASVPAGIGNMAIGDMNSLLTALAEESKFLNLIS